From Enterococcus mundtii, the proteins below share one genomic window:
- a CDS encoding polyphosphate polymerase domain-containing protein, protein MKLKNVFQRKETKYLIPTTQFHSFLKDLKKQMQIDEYGLHTILSLYFDTPDDRFITNSMTKPKYKEKFRVRSYGIPKETSMVFLEIKKKVNGIVYKRRMPLTYAEYLQWLDQKHFPKNEDEQIPQEVNWLFKRNPDLSPKTMIIYERMSLFGTSDPDFRVTFDQNIRFRSTNLDLSITGEETLVAPEIGVLMEVKALGAYPLWFVELLNDYQLRKGSFSKYAETYQRHLFVRTKEGNNYAI, encoded by the coding sequence ATGAAATTAAAAAATGTATTCCAACGCAAAGAAACAAAATATCTGATCCCAACGACACAGTTCCATTCTTTTTTAAAAGACTTGAAAAAACAGATGCAGATCGACGAATACGGGCTGCATACCATTTTATCGTTGTACTTTGATACACCAGACGATCGTTTCATTACCAATTCTATGACGAAACCAAAATACAAAGAAAAATTCAGAGTAAGAAGCTATGGTATTCCAAAGGAGACATCGATGGTCTTTCTAGAAATCAAAAAGAAGGTCAACGGCATCGTCTATAAAAGAAGAATGCCACTCACTTATGCTGAGTATCTGCAATGGCTTGATCAAAAACATTTCCCTAAAAATGAAGACGAACAAATCCCACAGGAAGTGAACTGGTTGTTCAAAAGAAATCCAGATTTGTCGCCTAAGACAATGATCATCTATGAACGAATGTCACTATTTGGCACGTCAGATCCAGATTTCCGTGTGACGTTTGACCAGAATATCCGTTTTCGCAGTACCAATTTGGATCTATCAATCACAGGGGAAGAAACTTTGGTTGCTCCTGAGATTGGCGTATTGATGGAAGTGAAAGCGCTAGGGGCGTATCCCTTGTGGTTTGTGGAGCTATTGAACGATTATCAGCTAAGAAAAGGGAGTTTTTCAAAATACGCAGAAACGTATCAGCGACATTTATTCGTTCGTACAAAGGAGGGAAATAACTATGCTATCTAG
- a CDS encoding response regulator transcription factor — protein MIKLLVVEDDHVLSDNIKEIISEIGEVTQVYDGSEGLYELESGVYDLAVLDLMIPEMNGYEVLAHLRKKNILTPVLILTAKDGLEDKIEGFERGADDYLTKPFYREELLMRIKALLKRSLGLFSDHTLEYQGIVCDLQQNTVEYKKQLLPIQGKEFELLVYFLQNKGIILTKEQIFDRIWGFDSDTTITVVEVYMSNLRKHLRETGLDKEIKTLRNVGYILQGE, from the coding sequence ATGATTAAGTTATTAGTGGTCGAAGATGATCACGTATTGTCGGATAATATCAAAGAGATCATTTCTGAAATTGGTGAAGTAACTCAAGTCTATGATGGCAGCGAAGGCTTATATGAATTGGAATCTGGTGTTTATGATCTAGCGGTTCTTGATTTGATGATCCCAGAAATGAATGGGTATGAAGTATTAGCGCATCTTCGAAAAAAGAACATCTTGACCCCTGTCCTGATCTTGACAGCTAAAGATGGCTTAGAAGATAAAATTGAAGGATTCGAGCGTGGTGCGGATGACTATTTGACCAAACCATTTTATCGTGAAGAATTACTGATGCGGATCAAAGCATTGTTGAAACGTTCATTAGGTCTTTTCAGTGATCACACGTTAGAATACCAAGGAATCGTCTGTGACCTGCAACAAAATACCGTCGAATACAAGAAACAACTACTTCCGATCCAAGGGAAAGAATTTGAGTTGCTTGTTTATTTCTTGCAAAATAAAGGGATCATTTTGACGAAAGAACAGATTTTCGACCGTATCTGGGGATTTGATTCTGATACTACGATCACTGTCGTAGAAGTCTATATGAGTAATCTTAGAAAGCATCTTCGCGAGACCGGTTTGGATAAAGAAATCAAAACGTTACGTAATGTCGGTTATATTCTACAAGGAGAGTGA
- a CDS encoding sensor histidine kinase, with the protein MTDSIFNKQRTKLFAANVTAFALIFLLLGGIILQLLNQSAYRETDLMLKNISINSHMVQLEIERYQQGDPFLNSQIPPRQADSLPEGDRFNTQVILWSASGEVLNKETIGGRFNQIEEIKLDTTHLDTIQNIDLAQADQGTSLYFRSITKKATNQGEVAYVQVLENTNQINSSLGTFQTILILCMIVFWLGSIGVSYYLSKLNMRPILASWRRQREFVENASHELRTPLTIIQNSLEHLFTKPNHTIIEESESIAQALSETRRLTGLTSDLLTLARSDSSQDTLVKQALQTKGFIAELTKPFQEMATIDQKEFLIDNHADMSVLVDPKKLHQVLVILLDNALKYTSKHDQIIVTSISTNKEWVIHVKNTGPSISDEDKKRIFDRFYREDQARSKETGGYGLGLAIAKQLIEQHKGQLTVSDHLPMGVDFKIQLPIK; encoded by the coding sequence ATGACAGACAGTATTTTCAACAAACAACGTACGAAACTTTTCGCAGCCAATGTGACAGCCTTTGCTTTGATATTTCTCTTGCTTGGGGGGATCATTCTACAATTATTGAATCAATCTGCCTATCGAGAAACGGATCTAATGTTGAAGAATATCTCGATAAACTCACATATGGTGCAACTAGAGATCGAACGCTACCAACAAGGAGATCCTTTTTTAAACTCTCAGATCCCCCCGCGACAAGCGGATTCGTTACCTGAAGGAGATCGTTTCAATACTCAGGTTATTTTATGGTCTGCATCGGGGGAAGTATTGAATAAAGAAACCATTGGTGGGCGTTTTAACCAAATCGAAGAAATCAAATTGGATACTACCCATTTAGATACGATCCAAAATATTGATCTGGCACAAGCTGATCAAGGAACGTCCCTTTATTTTCGTTCAATTACCAAAAAAGCAACAAACCAAGGAGAAGTTGCCTATGTCCAAGTTTTGGAAAATACCAATCAAATCAACTCCTCTCTCGGGACATTCCAAACGATTTTGATCCTTTGTATGATCGTCTTTTGGTTAGGCTCCATTGGCGTCAGCTACTATTTGTCTAAATTAAACATGCGTCCAATCTTAGCATCATGGCGTCGACAAAGAGAATTTGTGGAAAATGCTTCCCATGAATTGCGAACACCATTAACAATCATCCAAAATAGTTTGGAACACCTATTCACTAAACCAAATCATACGATCATCGAAGAATCTGAAAGTATTGCGCAAGCATTGTCTGAAACGAGACGTCTAACTGGTTTAACTTCTGACTTGTTGACCTTAGCTAGAAGCGATTCGAGTCAAGATACGCTTGTAAAACAAGCCTTACAAACAAAAGGTTTTATCGCTGAGCTGACTAAACCGTTCCAAGAGATGGCAACGATCGATCAAAAAGAATTTCTAATAGATAACCATGCTGATATGAGCGTTTTAGTCGATCCGAAAAAACTCCATCAAGTATTAGTTATTTTGCTTGATAACGCACTCAAATACACGAGTAAACACGACCAAATCATTGTGACCTCAATTAGTACGAATAAAGAATGGGTGATCCATGTCAAAAATACTGGTCCTTCGATCAGTGATGAAGACAAAAAACGCATTTTTGATCGGTTTTACCGTGAAGACCAAGCAAGATCGAAAGAAACTGGCGGCTATGGGCTAGGATTAGCGATTGCGAAACAATTGATCGAGCAACATAAGGGGCAATTGACTGTGTCTGATCACCTTCCTATGGGTGTTGATTTTAAGATTCAGTTGCCTATCAAATAA
- a CDS encoding tyrosine-type recombinase/integrase, translated as MDVKTRKQIQEKLKQRMLQLPPIFNDFLQANAKKLSLASRYEYAKDFHLFTDYLRKTHKQEINDQLIIQLEKQVYLNFLSEVYLHTRAFHTAAAQETQQQFKNGYYGISRKQYALNHFLRFLYEKGLVEKEISLLGDSLPETTSSAPRYIDASLLSNFDSLFIPEKGFNSPREALFEQKNRARNLAIVAVLLYCGLKIHEVVELKWKNIDFKKQILVVDRKANRLERVPIPNEALPVLANYANQHKNGASGESYVFRSSHDEQISPRTIRQILDRITVYKNVSPELCRKTFRYYTELYLGDKDAVNYLCGNRYVRPHSFEEIYEKMRDFSYR; from the coding sequence ATGGATGTCAAAACAAGAAAACAGATACAAGAAAAGTTGAAACAACGGATGCTCCAGTTACCACCGATCTTCAATGATTTTTTGCAGGCAAACGCAAAAAAATTATCATTAGCTAGTCGCTACGAATATGCAAAAGATTTCCATTTATTTACAGATTACTTACGAAAAACCCATAAGCAGGAAATCAATGATCAGTTGATTATCCAATTGGAAAAACAAGTCTATCTTAATTTTTTGAGTGAAGTTTATCTTCACACGCGAGCTTTCCATACAGCTGCTGCCCAAGAAACGCAACAGCAATTCAAAAATGGTTACTACGGGATCTCCCGTAAGCAATATGCTTTGAATCATTTTCTACGCTTTTTGTATGAAAAAGGCCTTGTTGAAAAAGAGATTTCCTTGTTAGGGGATAGTTTACCAGAAACTACCTCTTCCGCTCCTCGTTATATCGACGCTTCTTTATTAAGTAATTTCGATTCACTTTTCATTCCGGAAAAAGGATTTAATTCCCCACGTGAAGCACTTTTTGAACAAAAAAATCGTGCAAGAAATCTGGCAATCGTAGCTGTTCTTCTCTATTGTGGGTTGAAAATCCATGAAGTCGTTGAATTAAAGTGGAAAAACATTGATTTTAAGAAACAGATTTTAGTCGTTGATCGCAAAGCGAATCGTTTGGAGCGAGTACCTATTCCAAATGAAGCACTCCCGGTACTAGCGAATTATGCCAACCAACATAAAAATGGCGCATCTGGTGAATCCTATGTTTTCCGCTCTTCACACGATGAACAAATCTCACCGCGCACGATTCGCCAAATCCTTGATCGAATCACGGTGTACAAAAATGTATCACCGGAATTGTGTCGGAAAACGTTCCGCTACTATACTGAATTATACTTAGGCGACAAAGATGCAGTGAATTATCTCTGTGGCAATCGCTACGTACGTCCTCACTCATTTGAAGAAATCTACGAGAAGATGCGTGACTTCTCCTATCGCTAA